The following coding sequences are from one Xiphophorus couchianus chromosome 22, X_couchianus-1.0, whole genome shotgun sequence window:
- the atp5pf gene encoding ATP synthase peripheral stalk subunit F6, mitochondrial yields the protein MSLHRLFQLSSLLRSAVSLTLRRNVGISAVVFNKAKELDPIQKLFLDKIRDYSGKSKTTGGIVDAGPEYQKNMTEEVAKLQRLYGGGDLNKFPDFKFTEAKLDEGAK from the exons ATGTCGCTGCATCGGCTGTTCCAGCTGTCCTCTCTGCTGCGCTCCGCCGTGAGCCTCACCCTTCGCAGGAACGTCGGCATCTCTGCGGTGGTCTTCAACAAGGCCAAGGAGCTCGACCCCATCCAGAAGCTCTTCCTGGACAAGATCCGGGACTACAGCGGCAAGAGCAA GACCACCGGCGGCATCGTGGACGCGGGGCCCGAGTACCAGAAGAACATGACCGAGGAAGTAGCCAAACTCCAGAGGCTATACGgaggaggagacctcaacaaGTTTCCAGACTTCAAATTCACTG AGGCGAAACTCGACGAAGGCGCCAAGTGA
- the jam2a gene encoding junctional adhesion molecule 2A isoform X2, with amino-acid sequence MNDRRVVNKCEKNAEAPRSASPAPSTEAETQPELWTTMEGTSLYLPIVILLMQCSPSVPVTVSTNRPKVEVEEFSDAELSCRFHTETDPNPRIEWKKKAKEVSFVYFDGRFRGPFEGRATIDGATVTLHRVTQEDAGEYRCEISASLDTVSLGETNVTLNVLVPPQTPTCEVPASAVTGSAVQLRCRDQQSVPPATYSWFKDNKPISKPRHANATYLINSHTGILEFKAVTKEDSGRYSCLASNGVGSPKMCEAKPMTIEDVNMTVILGSVVVVFLLLVVCGCGGMLLHRNGLLTRHRGRSNVNYVPPPQEPQDFKHTQSFML; translated from the exons ATGAACGATCGGAGAGTTGTGAACAAGTGTGAGAAGAACGCCGAGGCTCCACGATCTGCGTCCCCCGCGCCGTCCACGGAAGCCGAGACTCAGCCAGAGTTGTGGACGACAATGGAGGGGACGTCCCTGTATCTTCCTATTGTTATTTTACTCATGCAAT GTTCCCCTTCGGTTCCCGTAACCGTGTCAACCAACAGACCtaaggtggaggtggaggagttcTCAG ACGCAGAGCTGTCGTGCCGGTTCCACACGGAGACAGACCCGAACCCGCGCATCGAGTGGAAGAAGAAGGCAAAAGAAGTCTCCTTCGTTTACTTCGACGGAcgcttcagag GTCCCTTCGAAGGCCGAGCCACCATCGACGGGGCGACGGTGACCCTGCACAGAGTGACCCAGGAGGACGCCGGGGAGTACCGCTGCGAGATCAGCGCGTCCCTGGACACGGTCAGCCTGGGCGAGACCAATGTGACCCTCAACGTCTTGG TGCCCCCGCAAACCCCCACATGCGAAGTCCCCGCCTCGGCCGTGACGGGCTCGGCGGTCCAGCTGCGCTGTCGGGACCAACAGAGCGTCCCGCCCGCCACGTACTCCTGGTTCAAGGACAACAAGCCAATCAGCAAGCCCCGTCACGCCAACGCGACCTATCTAATCAACTCCCACACGGGAATACTG GAGTTCAAAGCGGTCACCAAAGAGGACAGCGGTCGCTACAGCTGCCTGGCGTCCAACGGCGTGGGGTCGCCCAAAATGTGTGAGGCCAAGCCCATGACCATAG AGGACGTGAACATGACCGTCATCCTGGGATCCGTGGTGGTGGtcttcctgctgctggtggtgtgTGGCTGCGGCGGGATGCTGTTGCATCGTAACGGCTTGTTGACTC GACACAGAGGGAG GTCCAACGTCAACTACGTCCCCCCACCCCAAGAA CCCCAGGATTTCAAACACACTCAATCGTTCATGCTCTGA
- the jam2a gene encoding junctional adhesion molecule 2A isoform X1 gives MNDRRVVNKCEKNAEAPRSASPAPSTEAETQPELWTTMEGTSLYLPIVILLMQCSPSVPVTVSTNRPKVEVEEFSDAELSCRFHTETDPNPRIEWKKKAKEVSFVYFDGRFRGPFEGRATIDGATVTLHRVTQEDAGEYRCEISASLDTVSLGETNVTLNVLVPPQTPTCEVPASAVTGSAVQLRCRDQQSVPPATYSWFKDNKPISKPRHANATYLINSHTGILEFKAVTKEDSGRYSCLASNGVGSPKMCEAKPMTIEDVNMTVILGSVVVVFLLLVVCGCGGMLLHRNGLLTQGHRGRSNVNYVPPPQEPQDFKHTQSFML, from the exons ATGAACGATCGGAGAGTTGTGAACAAGTGTGAGAAGAACGCCGAGGCTCCACGATCTGCGTCCCCCGCGCCGTCCACGGAAGCCGAGACTCAGCCAGAGTTGTGGACGACAATGGAGGGGACGTCCCTGTATCTTCCTATTGTTATTTTACTCATGCAAT GTTCCCCTTCGGTTCCCGTAACCGTGTCAACCAACAGACCtaaggtggaggtggaggagttcTCAG ACGCAGAGCTGTCGTGCCGGTTCCACACGGAGACAGACCCGAACCCGCGCATCGAGTGGAAGAAGAAGGCAAAAGAAGTCTCCTTCGTTTACTTCGACGGAcgcttcagag GTCCCTTCGAAGGCCGAGCCACCATCGACGGGGCGACGGTGACCCTGCACAGAGTGACCCAGGAGGACGCCGGGGAGTACCGCTGCGAGATCAGCGCGTCCCTGGACACGGTCAGCCTGGGCGAGACCAATGTGACCCTCAACGTCTTGG TGCCCCCGCAAACCCCCACATGCGAAGTCCCCGCCTCGGCCGTGACGGGCTCGGCGGTCCAGCTGCGCTGTCGGGACCAACAGAGCGTCCCGCCCGCCACGTACTCCTGGTTCAAGGACAACAAGCCAATCAGCAAGCCCCGTCACGCCAACGCGACCTATCTAATCAACTCCCACACGGGAATACTG GAGTTCAAAGCGGTCACCAAAGAGGACAGCGGTCGCTACAGCTGCCTGGCGTCCAACGGCGTGGGGTCGCCCAAAATGTGTGAGGCCAAGCCCATGACCATAG AGGACGTGAACATGACCGTCATCCTGGGATCCGTGGTGGTGGtcttcctgctgctggtggtgtgTGGCTGCGGCGGGATGCTGTTGCATCGTAACGGCTTGTTGACTC AAGGACACAGAGGGAG GTCCAACGTCAACTACGTCCCCCCACCCCAAGAA CCCCAGGATTTCAAACACACTCAATCGTTCATGCTCTGA
- the mrpl39 gene encoding large ribosomal subunit protein mL39 gives MATRTACQVFRRRFSSAAAALHPSPAEIRSRRNAVFSREQERQRALYPRIEKIEVSLRGPGLDGTLLIMNKGMSTPLSCARHLTEYHVDNSALALVDGELWPLHQPLTDSCTLTLLTFNDSDPTLLNEAYWRSCSALLGQVLETAFKDDYTVELLNTLEIPVTSGAFCCDVVLDPQLDSWTPSPESLRSLTRGAQQLIHHNLAWEPLEVAPSVALEVFSHSRCKQEEVEQKASDSPKGTVMLYRCGDHVLLSGGPLVARTGLCSQYEVTAMHSLGQGPWGHHRRTQGLSLPLQLQAHHTIWRRLRQRAEKLVEPEENQESTPPPYPDSAQPPTSQ, from the exons ATGGCGACAAGGACCGCGTGCCAAGTTTTCAGGAGAC GGTTCTCATCCGCTGCAGCGGCTCTGCATCCGTCACCCGCAGAGATACGCAGTCGCCGTAACGCCGTGTTCTCTAGAGAGCAGGAAAGGCAGAGAGCTCTGTACCCCCGCATCGAGAAGATCGAGGTGTCCCTGAGGGGGCCTGGCCTGGACGGCACACTACTGATCATGAACAAAGGCATGTCCACTCCACTGAGCTGCGCCAGAC ATCTGACTGAGTATCATGTGGACAACTCGGCACTGGCGCTTGTGGATGGAGAGCTGTGGCCCCTCCACCAGCCCCTCACCGACTCCTGCACCCTCACTCTGCTCACGTTCAACGACAGCGACCCGACTCTCCTCAACGAG GCTTACTGGCGTTCCTGCTCTGCCCTGCTTGGACAGGTCCTGGAGACGGCGTTTAAGGATGATTACACCGTGGAGCTGCTCAACACACTGGAGATCCCAG TGACTTCAGGGGCGTTCTGCTGTGACGTCGTCCTCGACCCTCAGCTGGACTCCTGGACTCCATCGCCG GAGTCTCTGCGTTCTCTGACCCGCGGGGCCCAGCAGCTGATCCATCACAACCTGGCCTGGGAGCCTCTGGAGGTGGCGCCCTCTGTGGCGCTGGAGGTTTTCTCACATAGCAG GTGTAAACAGGAGGAAGTAGAACAGAAAGCATCAGACAGTCCTAAAGGCACAGTCATGCTCTATAg atGTGGTGATCATGTGCTGCTGAGTGGGGGCCCTCTAGTGGCCAGAACAGGCCTGTGCTCCCAGTATGAGGTGACAGCTATGCACAGCCTGGGTCAGGGTCCCTGGGGTCACCACCGCAGAACGCAGGGCCTCTCTCTGCCTCTGCAGCTACAG GCTCATCACACGATCTGGAGGAGACTGAGGCAGCGGGCAGAGAAGCTG GTAGAACCAGAAGAGAATCAAGAATCGACTCCACCCCCCTATCCTGACTCGGCTCAGCCTCCAACCAGCCAGTGA